The window TGCGACCATCTTCCCCGTCGCGAATCGATTCCATCCAGATGCGGTTGACTTCGTGCGCTCCCTTGTAGCCACCTCCAAATTCTTCTTTGAGGTGTTCCAAAAATTGCCAGTTGCAATAACGGTCGCGCGTCGAACCGTAATACAAATACGGATAGTTAATCAGATATTCCGAGCAATGAGCGTCATTTGGATTGTACTGGTGCGCCATCCAATTCGCGTGGCTCTCGGCGAACCACCCCGAATGGCTGTTGTTGCCCATCCAGCCGGCAACGCCCTGCAAGCCGTGAGCGAATTCGTGCGACGTACCCCAATAATCCTTGAGGGAACCAACGCCAATCCACATGCCGGGGCCAAATTCGTTGTTCAATCCCTTCACGTAGTCCTGGCCACCGTAAAGTGCCGCCATCACAGAGTTGTCGAACACGTAAATGTTGCTTTTGAGTTTTCGGTCCGGGCTTTTCGGGAACGGGAGCATCCAGCCGAGCGAATCGATATAGAATGAATAGACTTTTTCAAGCGACTGGAGCACGCCCTCTGCATCCGATGTCGGAATGGCAACATTATTCGCCTTGCCATCATCGCTCGTCGGCTTTTTGCAAACCTCGAAATGTTCCGAAGAACGAATCAGCGTAAAGCCATTGCTTTCACACTGCGGAATCCAGTTTACGTCTGCGAATGCGACAACAGCGGCAACGCATACAATTTGCGGAAATAGTCTCATATCACAACCCATCAACAACCCTAGAACATTCTAGGTACTATTAATATACGCTCTCGCACTCTCAAGTGCAAGAGTTAATTAATGCAAAGTAGTCTTGAGACAACGAAAAATACCGAAATTTCGACGATGATGAAATTAATAGATGCTGTAATAAAAAAACATGTTTCTGCATCACTCGACTCCCGCGTCATTGCTCTTCGTGCATAAGCCGCAATTATCCAATGCATGAGCAAGCTCCTACGTTGTTCCGGACTTGAGCCGGAATCTTAGTCACAAAAAATGGCGGCTCATGCTTCGACATTGCTCAGCACAGGAGTCCGCCATGAAAATGCCACAATGATATAACAATTTACAGAATTCTACTACTGTTTTTGGCCGCTCACGCCGTAACGACGTTCAACGCCGTTTTTCTTGAACCGGACAAACAGACTTTGTTCGCTATAATCAAAATAAAGTCTTGGCGACTGCGATTCTACCGCACGTACACTTGGCAAGTTTCGAATGGCATTTGTGCTATCCTGAGCGGTCGTATCCGTTTTCGAAGAATCCGTCACGACAGTATCTTTCTTGCTCGTGTCAGGAGGCGGTTCCTGCGACTTGAGGATTTCGAGCATTTTTTCGGCATAGCGTTCGCCAAATTTTTCATACCCTTCACGAGTGAAGTGCAAAGTATAGCTCGCCTCTTTAAGCGCCGGGCAACCCTGTGCCGAAATCAAGTGTCCGTTCGGGATGAGGTCCGCGGCCTGTTTCACGGCATCGTTACGCCAACCCAAATCACCCGTTGGAGCAAGCTCACCAATGAGAATCGGGGTCTTTTCCGGGTCCAGTTCCAGTTCCTTGATCAAGTCGTCATAAACTTTCTTGACGCGTTTCGGCCAGTCGTTCATCTGGTAGTCCGCTTCGCCCTGATGGAACAAGAAGCCCTTGATGACGCCTTTCTGCTTTGCGATTTTGCCCATCTCCACAATGCGTTTGTACAAATCACCGCCATATTCGTCCAGGTACTGAATCCACCAGGTATCGCCCTTGTTCTTTGCGCTTTGAACGTAAGACTTGTTGCGGTCCTTGTCAAACAAGTCGATGCTCTGCCCGCCAATAGCTACGTTCGCGACGGCAATTTTGATGCTGTCCGGGAGTTCCTTCACCATTTTGCGTCCAAAGATATCGACAATTCCCACCTTGGATTGACTATGCCCCATCGGAGGTGCCGCCGGATAGAACTCGCCTACCTTCTGGTTGGAATGATTTGCGGCTCGCAACACCAGGAATCGCGGGTCCTGCACACGGTCTTTATCGGTTACTGTCGCCTGCCCGGACATGTTCGATTGCCCGTAAGCAAGGTAAATATGCAGGTTCGGGTCCTGCGCAAAACTTACCGCACCGAGTACGGCAATTGACATTAGGATTTTTTTTAGCATTTGTCCTCCAAACAAAAAGCTGTCACCCACGTGACAAATTATACAACCCTTGTCTTTAATTATAATAAAAAAGAACCCCTTATCGAGGTTCCTTGAAATCATTGTGTTGTCAAAAAATGCAATGCAGCAATTCTTTATTCTAAAGAATTTGGAGCATTCCACATTCTCTTTTTGAAATCATAACTAAAGCGTTCTTTAAGGTTATTGTTATTCAAAATTTTCACAACATTACCATCATCCATAATCTTCAAAGATTCGTAATCTATATTCAATAAAGGATGAAAATCATCAACCGATTCCGCATTTTTCGGATTAAAGCTCACAGAATAACTAAGCTTGCCTTTATTCCTTTGCGATCCATCACCGAATACAAAAACATTCTTTCCATGCTGAATTTTTTCAACATTCGCCGACAACGCTAAATCCATTTTATCAAGATCAAGATGGTCTAAAGCAATAGCCTTACTTCCCTTGTGAACATAAAAAACAAGTTTGAAATAACAAGTCATTTCGCTATCAAAATCATGAGCATTAAACAAATCTAAGCTCACATTTCTAGCATACTTGAATGGTTTTAAAGTAAGTTTATACATAACTGCATTTTTTCCATCAACCAATTTAAGTCTTTTATTTTCATCTAGCACTGAATATTCATTCAGATTCACAAATTCTTCGTTATTGATTTCATGAATTTTATCGTCCGTAAGAATTTTGCCCAAAACAGCGACATTGCTCAAGAACTTAAATTTATGCAAGTACTTTTCAATTATTTTATTCAACTTCGATAATTCGATTTCGTAATCTTGAGCAATGGACAATGCAATTCCGTACTGCGTAAACTTGCTATAATCATCAGCAATTTCAGCAATATTTTTAACACTAGATTCAGCTCCATCCAATAAAAATCCGTTTCTATCCAAGAGAGGTATCTCTATAGCTTCAAGTTTTTCAAAATACTTGTCTATTGAGAATTGCACTGCTTTTACTTTATTATTAAATTCAAAATTATCTTGAGCACCACTTGATGTTATAGATATTTTCAAGTTACCCTCATTCAGTTGGAATGGTAAAATTTTACCGACCTTCGCTTGTGTAATATCGGGCAAATCCAATACAAATGAATCATAATTCGACATCAAGAAAACATTGTCTTTTGCAATTGTTGTTTTCACATCAAAAGAAACAACCGCATTGATATCCGTTTCAAAATTCATTATGGCAAAATCGACATTTTGCTTTTCAATCTTTGGATAAAATTCAATAGCCAACGACTTACCAAGAACATCAACATGCTTCAGCACATCCTCCGATTCTTTAAAGACATCGAAAACATCCGCCGCAGAATCATTTTGAGCTTCGATTCTGATATTTATCGCCGATAAAAAATCTTCCACCTTTAGCGCATTCACAGCACCATCGTCAATCGACATGGTATCTAAAGTCTTTTTTACGCTTGGCAAATCCAGCAAAAGCGCATTTTCAGATTTTATCATATTCGCTTGCAAAGCTTGCAAAACCTTCGCATCGAGACCGCTGACAATTTCTACAACTTCTTGGGTGCTGTATTCACGCTCACCAATTTTTAATTTTTTCCCGATATACGGAATTTCGAAATCGTCCCATAATCTAGGATACGAAACTTTTGACAACGCATTAGACAAATTGCTACTTGTACTTTTTGAGTTAACGCCACTTACGGAGCAAGCGCTTAGTGTAAAAAGCAATAACAAAGCTGCCAAAGACAACAAATTTTTCATATAATCCTCCAAGAATCTATTCATCACGACTTTTTACATCATACAAAATAGAATATAAAAAATGTAATCCCAAAAATTCGAGATCTTTCGAAAGAAACATAATGGAGCCACTCCCAAATGGAACTCAAGAAATAATGGATCCTCGCTTACGCGAGGATGACTTTACCGGCGAAAGCTACACCATGGAATCAATCAATGATTTTTCGTTTGCGCAAGGATGACAGCTCGGGATAACACTCTTCTAAGTTTTGCTCTCAGTCTGCTACTTCCTTCCGATATTCTTGAAATTTGGAGCGATAATGGTGCAATTGGTATCCTTAGGAGCCTGACGATACAGCACCAAGTCCACCGTAAAGAAACCTTTAGTCGATGCACTCACAGACCACTTGCTCCCAGCAGGGCAATCCTTGAAATTCTTGTTCAACGTTGCCGCAAATCGGCTGCCATTTACATTGTACGTAAAGTAACTCGTTGTAAGCGAATCCGGCATTTGCAGCGCTTTGGGGCCGCCGATTTTACTGTTCTTTGCAAAATATGACTTTTGAGCCTTAATGTAGAACAGCGTCTGTTGCGTCAATTCATCCGTCAAGCTCTGTGTGCTAGTAAAAAGCCCGACATTCGAGCAACCACGTACTCCAAAGACAAGCACCAGAACAAACGCCAGTGCGCATCCAATAAAAATCCAGTATTTCGGCTGGAGTTTTTTTAGCGTAGCAACCATCTTTTTGCACCAAGCAACTATTTTGCCCCACAGCCTCTTGATCCCTTTCGATACACTCTTAAACTTTTTCGAAACGCCCTTCCCGCTAATGACAGGATGCGGAGCATCACTAGCTACAGAGGTTACGGACGCCAGGCCACCTTGCCACTTGAGGAGTTTCATCGCCACAAGCACATGGCCAAATTGGCGCGGGAATGTCAAACCAAATGCGGCAATCACCATCAAGGTCACGCTTACGACAAACAAGACGAGCAAGCCTTTATTCGCAAGCGGAAGCAAATCTTTCACTTGATCCAGAATGCCCAAAAGCTTCTTGACCCCAGAAAAGTTTTCAGATGCGAAGCGCACCATAAACGAATCGGTAAGTCCATTCCCCGTCCGCACGGCGTTAGCGGCAATACCATAAACCATGGTCAATATGCGTTCAAAGGCAAAAAGAATCATGCCAAAAATCGCAATAAGCGAAGCTATGAAACGCACCGTGCGTATGGGAGTGAAGCCTTTCATTTGTTTACATTCTCCTTTTTCCTTCTTGTCTGTGGTCACTGGCCGGTGTCATCAGTCTTATTGATCGCGGTGTAGCCGCCAAACAATAATCTAACAACAACCGACAACAACTAGCAACTACGGCTCCGCCGCCTACTTCTTTTCCACCAATTCCTTAGCCATCTTCTTTGCGGTCACAAAGTCAGCCTTGCCAGAACCAAGCTTCGGCATCACATCTACGTTAAACGCAACAGACGGGAGCATGAGAGGCGGCATACCGCTTGCACGCAATTCCGAGAGCACATCCTTCGGATCCTTTTCGCCCTGGTACAAAAGAACAATCTTTTCGCCCTTGGTCGCATCCGGGATTGCCGTAACAACGTAATCGCAGCCCTGCAAAACAGGCGTATCCTGAATCTTCTTTTCGACAGCGCCAAGGCTAATCATTTCACCGCCGAGCTTAGCAAAGCGGCTGTAACGGTCCACAATCGTGAGGAAGCCATCTTCATCGAGATAGCCCTTGTCACCCGTGCGGTAATAGCGAATGCCATCCTTCTGGACAATCACGCTCTTCGTGCGGTCTTCGTCCTTGAGGTAACCCTTCATCACCTGGCAACCGCCAATGAGAATCATACCCGCTTCACCAGTCGGGAGCGGTTCGTTTGTTTCAGGGTCGACAATCAAGAACTGCGTACCCGGAAGCGCAGGGCCCACCGTACCCGGCTTGTTGTTCACCTGCAACGTGGTATAGTCATCGAACAACGTATTTTCGGTATTGACCGATGCCACCGGAGCCGTTTCCGTACAGCCGTAACCTTCGTAAATTTCCTTGCCGAACTTGAGGCGGAAGGCCGTCGCCAGTTCCGGGCGGAGAGCTTCGGCACCGGCAATGATAATACGCACGGATTTGAACATCAACGGGTGTACGTAGCGGCTCACCGTGAACGCACGCAGGAACGTCGGGGTCGCCACCATGATTGTCACCTTGAATTCCGCGCAAACGCGAGACATCGTCTTAACGTCCGTCGGGTCGGCCACGGCCACAATCGGGCAGCCTTCCGTGAGGTTCAAAAGCGTCGTCACCGTAAGGCCAAAACTATGGAACAGCGGGAGTTCCGAAAGCATCACATCGCCACGGCTCACATTCATGATGCAAGCAAGCTGCTGGATGTTGCCCATCATGTTGCGCTGCGTGAGTTCCACGCCCTTCGGCGTTCCTTCGGAACCGGAGCTGAACACGATTACCGCATTGTCGTCCATGGAACGATGTTTCACAAACAAGAGACGGATAAGCCAACTCGGCATGACCATGCAAAGCACAAGGAACGCGGCAATTTTCGCCTTCGGGATTTCCTTCATGATATCTTCGGCATAGAGCAAACGCACCTTATCCGATGCCACTTGGGAGTAGTCGTTTCCACGGCCCTTCAATTTCTGCACAAACTGGCGGCTCGTAATGACGGTCGAGCATTCGGCACGTTCGCAACAGAACTTTACGTTATCGACAGATGACGTGTAGTTCAAGTTCACGTTCGTCTTGCCAATCACCCAAAGAGCAAGGTTCACAATCACGCCGGCAGGGCTCGGCGGAAGCATGATACCCACATTCTGTTCATGCTTGCGAAGCGTCTTCTTGAGGTAACCGCGGAACGCCATCACTGCACCCATCAACTTGTAACCCGAGAAATGAGCCCCATCCGGGCTATAAATAGCAGGTCCGTTCTTCACGTACTTCTTGTAAGTGCGAATCCAGCTATCGGCAATCGGATGGACAAACGAAACGGCATAGTTCCAAGCATCAATGGAAATACGGCGAATAATGGCACGAATTTCGTTAGGAGGCGTATCGGCAGGAAGAGCATCTCCAAAGGCAACAGTGACAGAGCGTTCAGCCGAAGCACCATACATATTGGAAGAACTGTAGCTGTAGTTACTGCCCCACAACCCCTGAATGTAGAATGGGATAATCTGAGCCTTTGTACCATCAACAGCAGATGAATAATCAATCGTAAATGGTTCTACATGCGGGGACTTGGACACTTCGCCCGACGGGAAAATCACGACAGCCTTACCTGCGAGGAGCACTTCGTGAATCTTGTCCATCGCAATTTTGGGGTTGCGGTTGTCGATACGTATCATGCCAAGGCGCTTGAGAACAGCACGCAAATACCACTTGTCGAAATGGTCCTTGTTGCTTGCAATGCAAAGCGGACGCGGAGACGCCATCTGCACCATCGCCCAGTCGATAAAGCTATGGTGGTTACCCACGAGGAGGATCGGACCTTCGTTCGGAATATTCTGCACATTCAAGACGCGAATTCTATAGCGGCTGAACACAAAGCGGAGAAGCGTGCGGAGCATGGCCTGCGGCAAGTTGTAAATCGACCAGATAAACACACCGACCGAAATAACAGCAAGGCCGATAAAGTAGTTCTGCGGACGAATATCCGTAGAGCGCACCAACATCGTAAACACGAATAAGAACACCACAAGCACAAGGGCCTGAATTAAGTTCGCAAGAGCAATCACGGACCCGGAGTTATTCGGGCGCGTGTTGTACTGCAACAGCGCATTGACCGGAACGAGAATGAGACCGCCAAAGAAACCGGTCATGGAATAAAGCACAACAAGAGCAACCGGATGCACAAGGAACGGCACGAGGAACATGCAAATCGAAGCGCCAAACATGCCCAGCGGAACAAAGCCCGATTCAATAAAGTCCTTGGAGAAATGAGCCGCGACAATCGTACCGATCATGAGGCCCACAATCGCAAACGACATGTAATCCTGCATCATGTCCACGGTCGAAGAACCGGAAACGTCCTGATACACAAGAACAAACACCTGAGCCAAAGCCCAGAACATCGAAAGCGCAATAATCGAAGCTCGCAGCGTAGGCACGCGGAAACCAAGACTCAAGTGGCGCTTGACCTTGTCGATGCTCACGTTCGGGTCTTGATACTTCACGCGAGGAATCATGAAATTCGCAACAGTACCAAGCACGCTCACCGCCGTAAGAATCCACGGAATCACAACGGATTTGGAGGTAATGCGGCGCACGGCTTCGTAAGAAACAAGCTGGTCAAGGTTAATGAGGTTCACGCCGACAATCGCAAGCCACGATGCCGCGATGATACCGCTAATACTAAAGATTTGGAGGAATGCGTTAGCATAGCTTAAGCGACGCACTCCGAACATTTCCTTGACAATGGCATACTTTGCCGCACTATGGATGGCAAAACCGCAGCTAAGCCCGATAGAGAGCCAGAATGCGATTCTCGGGAAATCGAGCGTCACAAGCACCGACTGCGCTATAACAAACAGCGTCATCATGAGTGACGACCAAGCCATCACCTTGTTCTTCGAGAACTTATTGGTGAAGAACCCGGCAAAGAACACCATCAAGACGTATGGTGCAAGGAAAAAGATTTGGAGCATGAAGCTCTGCCAGATAAGACCGTTTTGTGCAAAGAACGATCCGGAGAGAATCTTTTGAGCGTAAATAAATACACCCGCCTGAACAAAAGCTGTAGCAAGGACAGATAAGAAGAATCTTACAGCACCTTTAACTTTCCACATTTACAAAATCCTCATATTTTTTGCAAAATGTTATACAGCTAAAAGATAGAAAAATCACTTCATCAGCACTTCAATATCCTCAACGGTACGCGGAATATGCTCCGAAATATTTTCAAATCCGCTTTTTGTAATAAGTAAATCATCTTCGATGCGTATTCCAATACTTTCGCGATAACGCTTGCCTTCAATAGTCGCCGTAAAATCGCCATAAAGTCCCGGCTCGCAAGAGATGAGCATCCCCGGCTTGAGCACCACATCCAAGGAACGGGAACCAGGGTCTCCTTCGTGGATATGTTCCCCGATAAAGTGGCTCACCCCATGCGGCCTCTTTTCATACAGCAACTTAAAGCTTCCCTTCGCCCCCTTTACAAGGCGGCGATCCAGCTCCATCATGATGAACTCCCAGCAAATCATGCCAATTTCTTTCAGTGAAACACCTGGGCGCACCACACGCTGGTACACCTTCGCCGATTCCAGCACGATTTCGTACAACATTTTTTGAAGCGGATCAAACTTGCCATTGACCGGGATTGTGCGCGAAATATCGCTATGCAAGGTGCCGAACCGCACACCAAAGTCGAAGAGGATAAATTCGCCATCGCGGAGCGCTTCGTCATTCTTCACATAGTGCAAACAACAAGCGTTCTTACCGCCAGCAGCAATCGTCGGGAAGGCAAGGTCGCCGTCTCCACGGCGCTGCATTTCGTAATTGAGGAACAGCGCCGCATCACGTTCAGTCTTCATGTTTTTCATCGCAGACAACAGCGCACGGAATGCGTCGTCGGTAATATTTTGCGCCACACGAGCATCTCCGATACGTTCCGGTTCCAGCACCAAGCGGTCTTCAAAGTGCATGTCCGCGCAGCTCATCACGCGCATTTTAAAGCGACGAAGCACGCTTTTCATCTTGACCTTGAGCTTTTCGTTGTGGTCGCCTTCGAACTTTTCGTAATAGAACGCAAAAGCATGGTCCACGGCATCCTTACCCGTTGAATATTCCACCGCTAGCGATTCTACAAAAGTCCACACATCCTCAGCCGGTCGAACCTCATCGATACCCGTCAAACGAGAAACAACATCTTCGCCATCAACAAAACCAAGGCGTTTTCCCACCCAGAATTCTTTGAACGGATCTTTTTTAGGCACAAAAAGCGTCGAACGAGATTTACGCGGGTCCAAAACTAAATAACAACCCGCCTGATTCACGCCGGTCATGTACAAAAACGCCGGATCCTGCACAAAGCGCGTCCAAGTTTGAACAAAGGCTTCCTCGCCCCCCGGTTCAACGGGCATTCCTGCAAAAACGCAAAACGAATCCAGTTTTTTCATCAAAGACAGTCGTCTTTTCGCATAAATTTTCTTGGAATCATAGTTTTTAGACGATAAAAAGACCTGAGAATAGGTCTGAACATCGGTTTTTCGTGAATGCATACTCAATTTTTACCTTTTTTAACATTTTTTCTGCCACAACTATATATATTTTAGCCATCAAAGACTAGAATGGAGCTTAAATAATGTCTCTTAAAAAATGGAAATTAGTTCTCGCCTCTCTTTCTGTAGCACTTTTCACGGCTTGCGCAGGTTCTTCTAACTCCGGCAGCAGCGATAACGGCTACACGGGAAGCAACGAATCCTCCTCTGAATCCGCTTCTTACACGGGCTACAGCGACAACCAGTCCGAATCTGCTAAGCCGGCCGCACCGGTAAAGAAAGAACCGCCCAAGGAAGTCATCAACGAAAAGACTTTGAAGAAGACTCAGGACGAAGCTTCTGCCGCAAACGAAGACAACCACAAGCTCCGCAAGGAAATCTTCGAAGCAAGAACCAAGCTTGGTCTTCCGATTCAGCAACCTTCCACAGATGCAGAGTAGTATAAGGCATTACTCACTGTCTGACAACCTGAAACGAGTTATTTCAGGCGAACGTGAAACGGTTTTCCGATTACTGGAGAGCCGTTTTTGCGTTGAAATACGCACCCGCCTTCCGGGACTCGACATTGTCCCGCTCGAAGACGCCGACATGTCAGGCATTCTTGCAGTCCTCGACCAACTTAAAATCGCCGCACGTAACGGCGAGGTTTTAGATGCTAGGCAGCTCGAACGCATGCTCGGCCCCAAAGAAGCGCCCTTTACCGAAGCCATTCCCGAAAGCCCAATCTTCAGGAACAGGTTCGGCATCAGCGTTTCGGCCAAAACACCTGCACAGGCAGAACTGGTCAAGGCAGTCGAAAACAACGACATCATTTTTGCGAAGGGCCCTGCCGGTACGGGTAAAACGTTCCTCGCCGTAACACTTGCCGTAGCAAGCCTCGAACGCGGCGAAGCCGAACGCATATGCCTTGTGCGCCCCGCCGTCGAAGCAGGCGAATCGCTCGGATTCTTGCCCGGCGACCTCAAAGAAAAAATTGCGCCGTACCTCCGTCCCATCCATGATAGCCTCTCCGAGCTGCTATCGACGGAAAAATTGCGCCGCTACGAAGAGACGGGCGCTATAGAAGTTGCTCCGCTGGCGTACATGCGCGGCCGAACCTTAAAACGAGCGTTCATCATCTTGGACGAAGCGCAAAACACGACAACCGCCCAGATGAAGATGTTCCTCACCCGCCTCGGCCCCCACAGTAAGGCGATTATCACCGGCGACACAAGCCAAATTGACCTCGCCAAGGGGCAAGTTTCCGGTCTGGAACACGCCATGAAAATCCTCAAGGGGATCCATGGAATCGCCGAAGTCGAATTTAGCGCCACCGACGTCCTTCGTCATCATTTAGTCAAAGACATTTTGCTAGCTTACGAACAGAACGAGCTTAAAAAGTAGAAGAGTATTAAATGAACAAGAAAGAGAAAAAAATTCACCTGTTTATCGGCTGGGTTATTTTAATCCTCATTGCCATTATCTTGTTTCCCGACAAGAACATTGCTCTCCGCGCCGAACGCCCGCACTTGGGGCAGCTCAGTACGAGAACGATAGTCGCGCCGTTCAAGTTCGAAGTTCCGAAAACCGAACAGGAAATTCAGAACGAGAAAGCTCGTGCCGCCGAGAAGGTGAATGCCATTTTCGAATTCAACGCCGACGAAACGACTCGCCTGCTGCGCGAATTGGAACAGTACCTCAAAAAGTTGGAACAGTACGGTAAATTGCAGTACGTCATCAGTTCCAGCAAAGATGACGGTAGTGTTTCGATGCAGGAGAAAGTTCAAGAAACTTCCCGCATTTACGACCAGCTAAAACAACGTCTCTCCATTACAGCCATCAAGCCGCTTAGCACAAATGCCGTTGCCCGTGATTCCTTGATGTCCGTGTTCTACCAGATGATGCAGAAGGGCGTTTCGAACACGCTGCTTGCCAAGACCGAAACCGAAGTGACGCTGTTCTGCAATAGCTACAATATCAAGCAAATCAAGAACCTC is drawn from Fibrobacter succinogenes and contains these coding sequences:
- a CDS encoding sialate O-acetylesterase — encoded protein: MLKKILMSIAVLGAVSFAQDPNLHIYLAYGQSNMSGQATVTDKDRVQDPRFLVLRAANHSNQKVGEFYPAAPPMGHSQSKVGIVDIFGRKMVKELPDSIKIAVANVAIGGQSIDLFDKDRNKSYVQSAKNKGDTWWIQYLDEYGGDLYKRIVEMGKIAKQKGVIKGFLFHQGEADYQMNDWPKRVKKVYDDLIKELELDPEKTPILIGELAPTGDLGWRNDAVKQAADLIPNGHLISAQGCPALKEASYTLHFTREGYEKFGERYAEKMLEILKSQEPPPDTSKKDTVVTDSSKTDTTAQDSTNAIRNLPSVRAVESQSPRLYFDYSEQSLFVRFKKNGVERRYGVSGQKQ
- a CDS encoding MFS transporter, whose product is MWKVKGAVRFFLSVLATAFVQAGVFIYAQKILSGSFFAQNGLIWQSFMLQIFFLAPYVLMVFFAGFFTNKFSKNKVMAWSSLMMTLFVIAQSVLVTLDFPRIAFWLSIGLSCGFAIHSAAKYAIVKEMFGVRRLSYANAFLQIFSISGIIAASWLAIVGVNLINLDQLVSYEAVRRITSKSVVIPWILTAVSVLGTVANFMIPRVKYQDPNVSIDKVKRHLSLGFRVPTLRASIIALSMFWALAQVFVLVYQDVSGSSTVDMMQDYMSFAIVGLMIGTIVAAHFSKDFIESGFVPLGMFGASICMFLVPFLVHPVALVVLYSMTGFFGGLILVPVNALLQYNTRPNNSGSVIALANLIQALVLVVFLFVFTMLVRSTDIRPQNYFIGLAVISVGVFIWSIYNLPQAMLRTLLRFVFSRYRIRVLNVQNIPNEGPILLVGNHHSFIDWAMVQMASPRPLCIASNKDHFDKWYLRAVLKRLGMIRIDNRNPKIAMDKIHEVLLAGKAVVIFPSGEVSKSPHVEPFTIDYSSAVDGTKAQIIPFYIQGLWGSNYSYSSSNMYGASAERSVTVAFGDALPADTPPNEIRAIIRRISIDAWNYAVSFVHPIADSWIRTYKKYVKNGPAIYSPDGAHFSGYKLMGAVMAFRGYLKKTLRKHEQNVGIMLPPSPAGVIVNLALWVIGKTNVNLNYTSSVDNVKFCCERAECSTVITSRQFVQKLKGRGNDYSQVASDKVRLLYAEDIMKEIPKAKIAAFLVLCMVMPSWLIRLLFVKHRSMDDNAVIVFSSGSEGTPKGVELTQRNMMGNIQQLACIMNVSRGDVMLSELPLFHSFGLTVTTLLNLTEGCPIVAVADPTDVKTMSRVCAEFKVTIMVATPTFLRAFTVSRYVHPLMFKSVRIIIAGAEALRPELATAFRLKFGKEIYEGYGCTETAPVASVNTENTLFDDYTTLQVNNKPGTVGPALPGTQFLIVDPETNEPLPTGEAGMILIGGCQVMKGYLKDEDRTKSVIVQKDGIRYYRTGDKGYLDEDGFLTIVDRYSRFAKLGGEMISLGAVEKKIQDTPVLQGCDYVVTAIPDATKGEKIVLLYQGEKDPKDVLSELRASGMPPLMLPSVAFNVDVMPKLGSGKADFVTAKKMAKELVEKK
- a CDS encoding aminopeptidase P family protein; amino-acid sequence: MHSRKTDVQTYSQVFLSSKNYDSKKIYAKRRLSLMKKLDSFCVFAGMPVEPGGEEAFVQTWTRFVQDPAFLYMTGVNQAGCYLVLDPRKSRSTLFVPKKDPFKEFWVGKRLGFVDGEDVVSRLTGIDEVRPAEDVWTFVESLAVEYSTGKDAVDHAFAFYYEKFEGDHNEKLKVKMKSVLRRFKMRVMSCADMHFEDRLVLEPERIGDARVAQNITDDAFRALLSAMKNMKTERDAALFLNYEMQRRGDGDLAFPTIAAGGKNACCLHYVKNDEALRDGEFILFDFGVRFGTLHSDISRTIPVNGKFDPLQKMLYEIVLESAKVYQRVVRPGVSLKEIGMICWEFIMMELDRRLVKGAKGSFKLLYEKRPHGVSHFIGEHIHEGDPGSRSLDVVLKPGMLISCEPGLYGDFTATIEGKRYRESIGIRIEDDLLITKSGFENISEHIPRTVEDIEVLMK
- a CDS encoding PhoH family protein codes for the protein MQSSIRHYSLSDNLKRVISGERETVFRLLESRFCVEIRTRLPGLDIVPLEDADMSGILAVLDQLKIAARNGEVLDARQLERMLGPKEAPFTEAIPESPIFRNRFGISVSAKTPAQAELVKAVENNDIIFAKGPAGTGKTFLAVTLAVASLERGEAERICLVRPAVEAGESLGFLPGDLKEKIAPYLRPIHDSLSELLSTEKLRRYEETGAIEVAPLAYMRGRTLKRAFIILDEAQNTTTAQMKMFLTRLGPHSKAIITGDTSQIDLAKGQVSGLEHAMKILKGIHGIAEVEFSATDVLRHHLVKDILLAYEQNELKK